In Sphingomonas sp. KC8, the sequence GGCTGGTCGTGACCAAATATCCCTATGGCTGGTCCTATGTCTCGCCCAGCATCACGCGGATACCGGGGCCGATCGGCGCATGGCTGGGCCAGTTCACCGGGCAGGATTATCTGTCGATCCCGGCCATGCACGGCCGCCTGTTCGGCCATCTGCCGCGCCGGGGCGATATCGTCATCGCCAAGCCGCCGACCCAATATACCGATTATATCAAGCGCGTGATCGGCATGCCCGGCGATCGGCTGGAAGTGCGGGGCGGCGTCGTCATTCTCAATGGCGTGCCGGTGAAGCGCGAATTTCTGGCCCCGGCGATGATCCCGATCGACGCCAACATCCCGTGCGATACGCCCGATGTCGATCGCCTGCGCATCACCGACGCCAACGGCCGTGAATTTTGCCAGATGCCGCGGGTGCGCGAAACCTTGCCCAACGGTGTGAGTTACGACACGATCGACCTCACCACGAGCGGCGCGAACGACAATTATCCGGCGCTGACGATACCGGAAGGGCACGTTTTCCTGATGGGCGACAATCGTGATCAGTCCGCCGATAGCCGGGTCAGTTCGATCGAAGGCGGTCTTGGCGGGCCGGTGCCGATCGAAAATCTGGGCGGCCGCGCCGAATTCATCACCTTCTCGCTCGATGGCACCTCGTCATTGTGGAACCCGATCAGCTGGCTGACGGCCATGCGCGGCACCCGCGCGGGCACCAGCCTGCGCCCCGCCCTGACCGGCACGCCCACCGAATGATCGCGCCGGAAGGCCGCAAGCCGGAACAGCCCGGCCCGTCCGATTTCCGCGATCCGATGACGGCGCGGGAATTGAAGCGCGCCGCCGTCTGGCTGGGCCTTGCCGTTGCCATCGCGCTGATGTGGCTGCTCGCCCAGCCGCTGTTGCTGATCATCGGCGGGCTGGTGTTCGCCTCCATGCTCGATGGCGGCACCCGCCTGCTCGGGCGCGTGCTGCCGATCGCGCGCGGCTGGCGGCTGGCGATCGTCTGCCTCGCCGCGCTCGCCTTCCTGGTCTGGACCTTCTATTTCGCCGGCGCATCGATCGCCGCCCAGTTCGAAACCCTGCGGAGCGTCGTCACGCATCAGTTCAACCGCATTGCCGATTGGGTCCAGACGATGGGCCTGATGCCGAAAAACAGCGCCGATGCCATTGGCGAACAGGTAATGGGTTCGCTCGGTCGGCTGACGACCGCCGTCGGCACCGCATTGGGCGCAATTTCCAGCCTGGCGATGATCCTCGTCATCGGCGTGTTCGTGGCGATCGAACCCCGCCTTTACGAACGCGGTGTCGCCTGGATGCTGCCGATGGAAAAGCGGACGGAATTCTACGAAACCTCCGCCAAGATGGGCTACACGATGCGCCGGCTGATGGCCGGGCGGCTGCTCGGCATGGCGGTCGAAGGTGTCGGCACCTGGGTGCTGCTCGCGGTCGGCGGCGTGCCGATGGCTGCCTTGCTCGGCATCCTCACCGGCCTGCTTGCCTTCCTCCCCAATATCGGCGCGATCGTGTCGGGTGTGCTGCTCGTCCTCGTCGGCTTTTCGGCCGGGGTCGAAACCGGGCTGTGGGCGATCGGCGTCTATCTCGTCGTCCAGACGGTCGATGGCTATCTGATCG encodes:
- the lepB gene encoding signal peptidase I; amino-acid sequence: MPPPAADAPATPADQARPGTDWWAEFKGVFWLVLAVLAFHSFIAKPFYIPSESMMPTLIKGDRLVVTKYPYGWSYVSPSITRIPGPIGAWLGQFTGQDYLSIPAMHGRLFGHLPRRGDIVIAKPPTQYTDYIKRVIGMPGDRLEVRGGVVILNGVPVKREFLAPAMIPIDANIPCDTPDVDRLRITDANGREFCQMPRVRETLPNGVSYDTIDLTTSGANDNYPALTIPEGHVFLMGDNRDQSADSRVSSIEGGLGGPVPIENLGGRAEFITFSLDGTSSLWNPISWLTAMRGTRAGTSLRPALTGTPTE
- a CDS encoding AI-2E family transporter, encoding MIAPEGRKPEQPGPSDFRDPMTARELKRAAVWLGLAVAIALMWLLAQPLLLIIGGLVFASMLDGGTRLLGRVLPIARGWRLAIVCLAALAFLVWTFYFAGASIAAQFETLRSVVTHQFNRIADWVQTMGLMPKNSADAIGEQVMGSLGRLTTAVGTALGAISSLAMILVIGVFVAIEPRLYERGVAWMLPMEKRTEFYETSAKMGYTMRRLMAGRLLGMAVEGVGTWVLLAVGGVPMAALLGILTGLLAFLPNIGAIVSGVLLVLVGFSAGVETGLWAIGVYLVVQTVDGYLIVPMVAKRSVDLAPALVLGAQVLFGALFGLMGLALADPIVAMIKVLLEESSGNKAEDAQAPVPAAPLP